In the genome of Ictalurus furcatus strain D&B chromosome 13, Billie_1.0, whole genome shotgun sequence, one region contains:
- the lgi1b gene encoding leucine-rich glioma-inactivated protein 1b isoform X1 — MGHGGGTLGFTVTLLCAAALCLSAESRRGNKQPRCPEGCTCTKDNALCENIRTVPNTFPPDVVSLSFVKSGFSEIAPGSFLHTPSLQLLLFTANTFDSIDEDAFQGLPHLEYLFIENNKIGSMSPLAFRGLKSLLHLSLAYNNLEMLPKDVFKGMDALTKVDLRGNMFICDCKLKWLVEWMHNTNATVDQIHCSGPPLYQGRKINELMPQAFDCITAEFVSKKTLKFESISAETFTVGNDQYAVFAQPFAGTCSFMEWDHVNMEFRPFDSIESTSTVVCKPMVIDDQLFIIVAQLFGGSHIYKRDTSAHKFIKIQDIDILKIRKPNDVETFRLDGEWFFAIADSSKAGSTTVYKWNGNGFYSHQSLHPWHRDTDVEYLEIGGKPHLILSSSSQRPVVYQWSRSQRFERRTDIPETEDVYAVKHFRARGELYICLTRFIGDSKVMRWDGAMFTEVQSVPSRGSMVFQPVTVGSWQYAILGSDYSLTQVYQWDSKKGRFVHFQELNVQAPRAFSLVSIDNHELLLASSFKGRTQIYEHLIIDLSN; from the exons ATGGGACACGGCGGCGGGACACTGGGCTTCACTGTGACGCTGCTCTGCGCCGCAGCGCTCTGTCTCTCGGCTGAGAGCCGCAGGGGGAATAAACAACCCCGCTGCCCCGAGGGATGCACGTGCACCAAAGATAACGCCTTGTGCGAAAACATCAGGACTGTTCCGAACACCTTCCCTCCGGACGTCGTCTCACT ATCCTTCGTGAAGTCCGGCTTCAGTGAAATCGCCCCAGGAAGCTTCCTCCACACGCCGTCTCTTCAGCTGCT CTTGTTTACAGCCAACACTTTTGACTCTATTGATGAAGATGCGTTTCAGGGCCTGCCACATCTGGAGTACCT GTTtattgaaaacaacaaaatcgGGTCCATGTCACCTTTGGCCTTTAGAGGTTTGAAATCTCTCCTTCATCT GAGTCTTGCCTATAATAACCTTGAGATGTTACCCAAAGATGTTTTCAAGGGGATGGATGCCTTAACAAAAGT GGATCTTCGAGGGAACATGTTCATCTGTGACTGTAAACTGAAATGGCTAGTTGAGTGGATGCACAACACCAACGCGACAGTGGACCAGATACACTGTAGCGGGCCGCCGCTTTATCAAGGGAGGAAGATCAACGAGCTGATGCCTCAGGCGTTTGACTGTATAACTGCAG AGTTTGTTTCCAAGAAGACCCTGAAGTTCGAGTCTATCTCAGCGGAGACCTTCACTGTTGGGAACGATCAGTATGCGGTGTTTGCACAGCCTTTTGCGGGAACATGTAGCTTCATGGAATGGGACCACGTCAACATGGAGTTCAGACCTTTTGACAGTATAGAAA GTACCTCCACCGTGGTCTGTAAGCCAATGGTGATTGATGACCAGCTTTTCATTATTGTGGCACAACTGTTTGGGGGCTCACACATTTACAAGCGGGACACATCAGCCCACAAGTTCATCAAGATCCAAGACATTGATATCCTGAAGATCCGCAAGCCCAACGATGTCGAAACATTCCGCTTGGACGGCGAGTGGTTCTTCGCGATTGCTGACAGCTCCAAAGCAGGCTCCACTACTGTGTACAAGTGGAACGGCAATGGCTTCTACTCACACCAGTCTCTACATCCGTGGCACCGTGACACGGATGTGGAGTATCTGGAGATCGGTGGCAAACCTCATCTGATCCTGTCCAGCAGCTCGCAACGGCCCGTCGTCTATCAGTGGAGCCGGAGCCAGAGGTTTGAGCGGCGCACAGACATCCCTGAGACGGAGGACGTATATGCTGTGAAGCACTTCAGAGCCAGGGGTGAGCTTTATATCTGCCTGACACGCTTCATTGGCGACTCGAAGGTGATGCGGTGGGATGGTGCCATGTTCACCGAGGTGCAAAGTGTGCCATCACGTGGCTCCATGGTCTTCCAGCCTGTGACAGTCGGAAGCTGGCAGTACGCCATCCTGGGCAGTGACTACTCACTCACGCAGGTCTACCAGTGGGACTCCAAGAAGGGCCGCTTTGTGCACTTCCAGGAGCTGAATGTCCAAGCCCCAAGGGCTTTCTCCCTGGTATCCATTGACAACCATGAGCTCCTGCTCGCCTCCAGTTTCAAAGGGAGGACACAGATCTATGAGCACCTCATCATCGATCTGAGTAATTGA
- the slc35g1 gene encoding solute carrier family 35 member G1 translates to MDGLRNGKGGDDDDGGHTVFSVVPFRDEDTAFPKVAGDAEGEEKDGETRLRRGSIGGHEEEGDGGSDMSQENSRKWTECLCFKKGHERDPEPDPEESRAAVQREKKACSGLGLIYTILASVFFSVAALLVKKINGLHAVEISAIRCFFQMLFVMPAMIYFKIGFLGPRGMRVYLFLRGFLGSNAMILLYYAVLQMPLADATVITFSNPVFTSLLAWIFLKERCSVWDVIFTISTLTGVVLIARPPFLFGGEISDIENNYDNHLKGTVAAFVSAIAVACTMVILRKMGKNVHYYLAVWYYAVLGFIECVVVLFIIDEWKMPSCGWDRWIMMSIGVLGIAGQIFLTKALQVEKAGPVALMRTTDVVLAFVLQFLFLNRKPTWWSLGGALCVISSTTGVAIRKWYNSTRHNS, encoded by the exons ATGGACGGTTTGAGGAACGGAAAGGGCGGCGACGATGATGATGGCGGACACACGGTTTTCTCGGTTGTCCCCTTCAGGGACGAGGACACGGCGTTTCCTAAAGTTGCGGGTGATGCGGAGGGGGAGGAGAAGGACGGAGAAACCCGGCTACGGCGAGGCAGTATCGGAGGACACGAGGAAGAAGGTGATGGCGGTAGCGACATGTCACAGGAAAACTCACGCAAATGGAcggagtgtttgtgttttaaaaagggGCACGAGCGCGACCCCGAGCCCGACCCCGAGGAGTCACGCGCCGCAGTTCAGAGAG AGAAGAAAGCATGCTCTGGCCTGGGTCTCATCTACACCATCCTGGCCTCAGTCTTCTTTTCAGTTGCTGCTCTTCTCGTGAAGAAAATCAACGGGCTTCACGCGGTGGAAATCAGTGCAATCCGCTGCTTTTTCCAGATGCTGTTTGTCATGCCAGCCATGATCTACTTCAA AATTGGTTTCCTGGGTCCCCGAGGTATGCGGGTGTACCTGTTTCTGCGAGGTTTCCTGGGTTCCAACGCTATGATCCTGCTGTACTACGCCGTGCTTCAGATGCCCCTGGCTGATGCCACGGTCATTACCTTCAGCAACCCTGTCTTCACATCCTTGCTGGCCTGGATCTTCCTCAAGGAGCGCTGCTCTGTCTGGGATGTCATATTCACCATCTCCACCCTCACCGGAGTTGTCCTCATAGCGAGGCCACCCTTCCTCTTCGGGGGTGAGATCTCTGACATTGAGAACAACTACGACAACCACTTAAAGGGCACCGTAGCTGCCTTCGTAAGCGCCATTGCGGTAGCATGCACGATGGTCATCTTGAGAAAGATGGGCAAGAATGTGCATTACTACCTCGCTGTGTGGTATTATGCTGTCCTGGGTTTCATAGAGTGTGTCGTGGTGTTGTTCATCATAGATGAGTGGAAAATGCCATCGTGCGGCTGGGACAGGTGGATCATGATGTCCATTGGGGTCCTGGGCATCGCTGGCCAGATATTCCTTACCAAAGCACTGCAGGTGGAGAAGGCCGGCCCGGTGGCACTCATGAGGACCACGGACGTGGTGTTGGCCTTCGTACTGCAATTCCTCTTCCTCAATCGCAAGCCGACATGGTGGAGCCTCGGCGGAGCGCTGTGCGTGATTAGCAGCACCACTGGCGTGGCGATCAGAAAGTGGTACAACAGTACTAGACATAACAGCTGA
- the lgi1b gene encoding leucine-rich glioma-inactivated protein 1b isoform X2, whose amino-acid sequence MRCSSSSQSLFTANTFDSIDEDAFQGLPHLEYLFIENNKIGSMSPLAFRGLKSLLHLSLAYNNLEMLPKDVFKGMDALTKVDLRGNMFICDCKLKWLVEWMHNTNATVDQIHCSGPPLYQGRKINELMPQAFDCITAEFVSKKTLKFESISAETFTVGNDQYAVFAQPFAGTCSFMEWDHVNMEFRPFDSIESTSTVVCKPMVIDDQLFIIVAQLFGGSHIYKRDTSAHKFIKIQDIDILKIRKPNDVETFRLDGEWFFAIADSSKAGSTTVYKWNGNGFYSHQSLHPWHRDTDVEYLEIGGKPHLILSSSSQRPVVYQWSRSQRFERRTDIPETEDVYAVKHFRARGELYICLTRFIGDSKVMRWDGAMFTEVQSVPSRGSMVFQPVTVGSWQYAILGSDYSLTQVYQWDSKKGRFVHFQELNVQAPRAFSLVSIDNHELLLASSFKGRTQIYEHLIIDLSN is encoded by the exons Atgcggtgttccagttcatcccaaag CTTGTTTACAGCCAACACTTTTGACTCTATTGATGAAGATGCGTTTCAGGGCCTGCCACATCTGGAGTACCT GTTtattgaaaacaacaaaatcgGGTCCATGTCACCTTTGGCCTTTAGAGGTTTGAAATCTCTCCTTCATCT GAGTCTTGCCTATAATAACCTTGAGATGTTACCCAAAGATGTTTTCAAGGGGATGGATGCCTTAACAAAAGT GGATCTTCGAGGGAACATGTTCATCTGTGACTGTAAACTGAAATGGCTAGTTGAGTGGATGCACAACACCAACGCGACAGTGGACCAGATACACTGTAGCGGGCCGCCGCTTTATCAAGGGAGGAAGATCAACGAGCTGATGCCTCAGGCGTTTGACTGTATAACTGCAG AGTTTGTTTCCAAGAAGACCCTGAAGTTCGAGTCTATCTCAGCGGAGACCTTCACTGTTGGGAACGATCAGTATGCGGTGTTTGCACAGCCTTTTGCGGGAACATGTAGCTTCATGGAATGGGACCACGTCAACATGGAGTTCAGACCTTTTGACAGTATAGAAA GTACCTCCACCGTGGTCTGTAAGCCAATGGTGATTGATGACCAGCTTTTCATTATTGTGGCACAACTGTTTGGGGGCTCACACATTTACAAGCGGGACACATCAGCCCACAAGTTCATCAAGATCCAAGACATTGATATCCTGAAGATCCGCAAGCCCAACGATGTCGAAACATTCCGCTTGGACGGCGAGTGGTTCTTCGCGATTGCTGACAGCTCCAAAGCAGGCTCCACTACTGTGTACAAGTGGAACGGCAATGGCTTCTACTCACACCAGTCTCTACATCCGTGGCACCGTGACACGGATGTGGAGTATCTGGAGATCGGTGGCAAACCTCATCTGATCCTGTCCAGCAGCTCGCAACGGCCCGTCGTCTATCAGTGGAGCCGGAGCCAGAGGTTTGAGCGGCGCACAGACATCCCTGAGACGGAGGACGTATATGCTGTGAAGCACTTCAGAGCCAGGGGTGAGCTTTATATCTGCCTGACACGCTTCATTGGCGACTCGAAGGTGATGCGGTGGGATGGTGCCATGTTCACCGAGGTGCAAAGTGTGCCATCACGTGGCTCCATGGTCTTCCAGCCTGTGACAGTCGGAAGCTGGCAGTACGCCATCCTGGGCAGTGACTACTCACTCACGCAGGTCTACCAGTGGGACTCCAAGAAGGGCCGCTTTGTGCACTTCCAGGAGCTGAATGTCCAAGCCCCAAGGGCTTTCTCCCTGGTATCCATTGACAACCATGAGCTCCTGCTCGCCTCCAGTTTCAAAGGGAGGACACAGATCTATGAGCACCTCATCATCGATCTGAGTAATTGA